In Hevea brasiliensis isolate MT/VB/25A 57/8 chromosome 13, ASM3005281v1, whole genome shotgun sequence, a single genomic region encodes these proteins:
- the LOC110634039 gene encoding protein NOI4, with protein MASDKGRPLPKFGEWDVNNPASAEGFTVIFNKARDEKKTKNATAKITSPKRNDAVQNNNDSYQNPPKWKWLCCG; from the exons ATGGCGTCG GATAAAGGCAGGCCCTTGCCCAAGTTTGGTGAGTGGGATGTAAACAACCCTGCCTCAGCTGAAGGATTTACTGTCATATTTAACAAGGCAAGAGAtgagaagaagaccaaaaatgcCACTGCAAAAATCACGTCCCCAAAAAGAAATGATGCTGTGCAAAACAACAATGATTCTTATCAGAATCCTCCTAAG TGGAAATGGCTTTGCTGTGGTTGA